Proteins co-encoded in one Anabas testudineus chromosome 8, fAnaTes1.2, whole genome shotgun sequence genomic window:
- the LOC113157362 gene encoding plexin domain-containing protein 1-like produces the protein MTRIVEDSGKYYTWRSFGPEDQRTQELWVDMSDIRHGQVRVHGILSNSYKQAVKVALSFDFPFYGHYLRQITIATGGFIFTGDSTHRMLTATQYIAPLMANFDPSFSKESTVQYLDNGEVFVVQWERVRLSGKESLGAFTFQAALYKTGTITFSYRDIPLSLDVISSAEHPVKAGLSDAFMVTSPSTQSPDARRRTIYEYHRAVIDTTKINNYSAVEFTALPTCLKHDSCELCLSSNQTSGCTWCNVLQRCSDGMDRHRQEWLDYSCSEESKDATCEDFSRDDSSIGSYIPPQIEHVTSLTPQQKGCKSDDVKTDSSSRNEGLANIGVIAGIAAALLLLLALIFVALYINYHPTASSPLYLIQRRKNHWPSFKFQKQQPGYTEVEGDGHEKDSIVEAGPY, from the exons ATGACACGCATAGTG GAGGATTCTGGCAAGTATTATACATGGCGTAGCTTTGGCCCTGAGGACCAGCGCACACAGGAACTATGGGTAGACATGAGTGATATCCGACATGGCCAAGTTAGAGTCCATGGCATTCTGTCAAATTCATACAAACAAGCTGTG AAGGTTGCCCTGTCGTTTGACTTTCCTTTTTATGGACATTACCTGAGGCAGATTACCATAGCAACAGGAG GGTTTATCTTCACAGGGGACAGTACTCACCGTATGCTGACAGCAACACAGTACATCGCTCCTCTAATGGCAAATTTTGACCCAAGCTTCTCCAAAGAATCCACTGTGCAATACCTGGATAATG GTGAAGTGTTTGTGGTCCAGTGGGAGCGGGTCAGACTCTCTGGCAAAGAGTCACTAGGAGCCTTCACCTTTCAGGCTGCACTTTACAAAACCGGAACAATCACGTTCAGCTACAGAGAC ATACCACTTTCATTAGATGTGATCAGTTCAGCTGAGCATCCAGTGAAGGCGGGTTTGTCTGATGCCTTCATGGTCACATCACCCTCTACTCAATCACCAG ATGCTCGACGACGAACGATTTACGAGTATCATCGAGCAGTGATAGACACGACAAAAATCAACAACTATTCTGCTGTTGAGTTCACTGCACTGCCTA cCTGCCTGAAACATGACAGCTGCGAACTGTGCCTCTCATCCAACCAAACCTCTGGTTGTACTTGGTGTAATGTACTCCAGAG GTGTTCAGATGGAATGGATAGACACAGACAGGAGTGGCTGGACTACAGTTGTTCAGAGGAG AGCAAAGATGCAACCTGTGAAGATTTCTCAAGGGATGACAGCTCCATCGGTTCATATATCCCACCACAGATAGAGCATGTGACCTCTCTGACTCCCCAACAAAAAGGGTGCAAAAGTGATG ATGTGAAGACAGACTCTTCGAGCAGGAATGAAGGGTTGGCCAACATAGGAGTGATAGCTGGTATAGCAGCTGCTCTTCTGCTACTCTTGGCTCTGATATTTGTAGCTCTTTACATCAACTACCATCCTACTGCTTCATCACCACTTTACCTCATCCAA cGACGCAAAAACCACTGGCCTTCCTTTAAGTTTCAGAAGCAACAGCCTGGTTACACAGAAGTTGAAGGAGATGGACATGAGAAAGACAGCATTGTTGAAGCTGGGCCATATTGA
- the arl5c gene encoding putative ADP-ribosylation factor-like protein 5C yields the protein MGFLLTKMMAVFCDKEHKVIIVGLDNAGKTTILYQFLTKEAVHTSPTIGSNVEEIKVRNSNFLVWDIGGQDSLRASWHSYYCNTEFVILVVDSTDRERLTLTKEELHRMLAHEELQKAALLIMANKQDMKGSMTAAEISQCLTLDSITTHTWHVQACCALTGEGLPASLDWMRSQVVVN from the exons ATGGGATTTCTGCTGACTAAGATGATGGCTGTGTTCTGTGATAAAG AACACAAAGTCATCATTGTGGGGTTGGACAATGCGGGAAAGACAACCATCCTCTACCAGTT TCTAACAAAGGAAGCTGTGCACACATCACCAACCATTGGCAGCAACGTTGAGGAGATCAAAGTACGTAACAGTAACTTCTTGGTTTGGGACATCGGAGGACAGGACAGTCTTCGAGCCAGCTGGCACTCATACTACTGCAACACAGAG TTTGTCATTCTGGTTGTGGACAGCACTGACCGCGAAAGACTGACTCTCACCAAAGAAGAACTGCACCGAATGCTTGCACATGAG GAACTGCAAAAAGCAGCCCTTCTCATTATGGCCAACAAACAAGACATGAAGGGCTCGATGACGGCGGCAGAGATCTCCCAGTGCCTCACACTTGACTCTATCACAACACACACCTGGCATGTCCAAGCTTGCTGCGCCCTGACAGGAGAAGG TCTGCCTGCCAGTCTGGACTGGATGAGGTCACAGGTTGTTGTAAACTAA
- the lasp1 gene encoding LIM and SH3 domain protein 1 isoform X2 translates to MNPLCSRCNLVVYPTEKVNCLDKYWHKGCFSCEVCKMTLNMKNYKGFEKRPYCNAHYPKTNFTCVADTPENLRLKQQSKMQSQVLYREDFEKNKGKGFSVVADTPELQRIKKTQDQISNIKYHEEFEKRKVGVDAPQKPSSPSPAYQPSAGSQNYNFESAPEPARQAAAGPPPSAGKRYRAVYDYAAADEDEVSFMDGDVIVDVQQIDEGWMYGRVERTGQQGMLPANYVEAM, encoded by the exons ATGAATCCGCTGTGTAGCAGATGTAATCTAGTCGTTTACCCCACGGAAAAAGTGAATTGTCTGGACAAG TACTGGCATAAAGGATGCTTCAGCTGCGAGGTCTGCAAAATGACTCTAAACATGAAGAATTACAAAGGCTTCGAGAAGAGACCATACTGCAATGC ACACTACCCCAAGACAAACTTCACCTGTGTGGCTGACACTCCAGAGAACCTCCGCCTCAAACAGCAGAGCAAGATGCAAAGCCAG GTTCTCTACAGGGAGGATTTTGAGAAGAATAAAGGGAAAGGTTTCAGCGTGGTTGCAGACACACCAGAGCTGCAAAGAATTAAGAAAACGCAGGACCAAATCAGCAAT aTTAAGTACCACGAGGAGTTTGAGAAGAGGAAGGTGGGAGTAGATGCCCCACAAAAGCCAAGCAGCCCCAGTccag CATACCAGCCCTCTGCAGGCTCTCAGAACTACAACTTTGAGTCTGCTCCTGAACCAGCACGCCAGGCAGCCGCCGGTCCACCTCCCAGTGCTGGG AAGCGATACAGGGCAGTGTATGACTACGCTGCCGCTGATGAGGATGAGGTGTCCTTCATGGACGGAGATGTGATCGTAGATGTGCAGCAGATCGACGAGGGTTGGATGTACGGCCGTGTGGAGCGCACCGGTCAGCAGGGCATGCTGCCTGCCAACTACGTGGAGGCCATGTGA
- the lasp1 gene encoding LIM and SH3 domain protein 1 isoform X1, producing the protein MNPLCSRCNLVVYPTEKVNCLDKYWHKGCFSCEVCKMTLNMKNYKGFEKRPYCNAHYPKTNFTCVADTPENLRLKQQSKMQSQVLYREDFEKNKGKGFSVVADTPELQRIKKTQDQISNIKYHEEFEKRKVGVDAPQKPSSPSPAAYQPSAGSQNYNFESAPEPARQAAAGPPPSAGKRYRAVYDYAAADEDEVSFMDGDVIVDVQQIDEGWMYGRVERTGQQGMLPANYVEAM; encoded by the exons ATGAATCCGCTGTGTAGCAGATGTAATCTAGTCGTTTACCCCACGGAAAAAGTGAATTGTCTGGACAAG TACTGGCATAAAGGATGCTTCAGCTGCGAGGTCTGCAAAATGACTCTAAACATGAAGAATTACAAAGGCTTCGAGAAGAGACCATACTGCAATGC ACACTACCCCAAGACAAACTTCACCTGTGTGGCTGACACTCCAGAGAACCTCCGCCTCAAACAGCAGAGCAAGATGCAAAGCCAG GTTCTCTACAGGGAGGATTTTGAGAAGAATAAAGGGAAAGGTTTCAGCGTGGTTGCAGACACACCAGAGCTGCAAAGAATTAAGAAAACGCAGGACCAAATCAGCAAT aTTAAGTACCACGAGGAGTTTGAGAAGAGGAAGGTGGGAGTAGATGCCCCACAAAAGCCAAGCAGCCCCAGTccag CAGCATACCAGCCCTCTGCAGGCTCTCAGAACTACAACTTTGAGTCTGCTCCTGAACCAGCACGCCAGGCAGCCGCCGGTCCACCTCCCAGTGCTGGG AAGCGATACAGGGCAGTGTATGACTACGCTGCCGCTGATGAGGATGAGGTGTCCTTCATGGACGGAGATGTGATCGTAGATGTGCAGCAGATCGACGAGGGTTGGATGTACGGCCGTGTGGAGCGCACCGGTCAGCAGGGCATGCTGCCTGCCAACTACGTGGAGGCCATGTGA